A genomic window from Bacillota bacterium includes:
- a CDS encoding nicotinate phosphoribosyltransferase, which yields MSQQKTVQSLEQVKGFEPAPDRKLFSADQEEILSGWTTDIYFVKTREILHKLDLAQTPVVVEIFPGNPGLMAGTDEVKNLLAGLPIEVTALPEGEFFQAKEVVMQISGPYDSFGIYETAILGILASSCGWATASRHCKDVAGSKPVLCFGARHVHPAVAPVMEKSAITGGASGASCILGAKLAGMEPMGTIPHAVMLIVGDTLEAARSYAEIMPDNSPVIMLVDTFKDEAEESLRLSEALQETLQGVRLDTASERGGVSPGLVREIRARLDLAGFNHVQIFVSGGVNPERIPALVDAGADSFGVGSYISGASPIDMTMDIKEVNGKSVAKRGRIPGRTVAPRLIKLF from the coding sequence ATGTCCCAACAAAAAACCGTTCAAAGCCTCGAACAAGTAAAGGGATTTGAACCGGCGCCAGACAGGAAATTGTTTTCCGCAGATCAAGAAGAAATACTTAGTGGATGGACCACCGATATTTATTTTGTCAAAACCCGTGAAATATTGCATAAATTAGATTTAGCCCAAACTCCGGTTGTGGTCGAAATTTTTCCCGGCAACCCCGGGCTTATGGCCGGGACCGATGAGGTGAAAAATCTGCTGGCCGGATTACCTATTGAAGTCACTGCCTTACCTGAAGGTGAGTTTTTCCAGGCCAAGGAAGTTGTTATGCAAATATCCGGTCCCTACGATTCATTTGGAATCTATGAGACAGCAATATTAGGCATTTTGGCCAGTTCTTGTGGTTGGGCCACCGCCTCTCGGCATTGTAAGGATGTGGCCGGGTCAAAGCCTGTGTTGTGCTTCGGGGCCCGGCACGTTCACCCTGCAGTAGCGCCGGTTATGGAGAAGTCTGCTATAACAGGAGGCGCAAGCGGGGCAAGCTGTATATTAGGGGCAAAATTAGCTGGTATGGAGCCTATGGGAACCATTCCACATGCGGTTATGCTTATTGTGGGAGATACGTTGGAAGCTGCCCGGTCTTACGCAGAAATTATGCCGGATAATTCACCGGTAATTATGTTGGTTGATACATTCAAAGATGAGGCAGAAGAATCGCTGCGCCTGAGTGAAGCGTTGCAGGAAACACTACAAGGGGTAAGGCTTGATACCGCAAGTGAGCGGGGTGGGGTCTCTCCCGGGCTAGTCAGGGAAATCAGAGCGCGCCTTGACTTGGCAGGGTTTAACCACGTGCAGATATTTGTTTCGGGCGGAGTTAACCCGGAGCGCATTCCCGCATTGGTAGATGCCGGGGCTGATTCCTTTGGTGTGGGAAGTTACATATCCGGCGCGTCGCCTATAGATATGACCATGGATATTAAAGAGGTTAACGGCAAATCGGTGGCTAAAAGAGGCCGTATTCCTGGTCGTACTGTGGCCCCGCGTTTAATTAAATTGTTCTGA
- a CDS encoding GPR endopeptidase: MEFDFFKTFSINLDLAVEAREVVRGKTGQEIPGAQVSTEKYDQAEVTIVQIMDEKAAAIMGKPIGKYITIEAPAIRENNGRAHKDITEVLSQQLTKLFKISMESNVLVVGLGNWNATPDALGPKVVEQTLVTRHLFNYAPQELQGGMRPVSALAPGVLGTTGIETAEIIKGAVDRVQPDLVIAIDSLAARNVTRIATTIQMADTGVNPGSGIGNQRMGINQETLGCPVIAIGVPTVVNAAFICKDALDSYLKQTGNYIPQQGQMDPTVKDAIETVLNPFGGDLTVTPKEVDILIDTTAKIVSGGISMSLHPGISSEDYAFYLH; the protein is encoded by the coding sequence ATGGAGTTTGATTTTTTTAAGACTTTTTCCATAAATCTTGACTTAGCAGTTGAAGCCAGAGAGGTAGTACGTGGGAAAACGGGCCAGGAGATTCCCGGTGCTCAAGTTTCTACTGAAAAATATGACCAGGCGGAGGTTACCATTGTCCAGATTATGGACGAGAAGGCTGCAGCAATTATGGGAAAACCAATTGGCAAATACATAACCATTGAAGCCCCTGCTATTCGCGAGAACAATGGTCGGGCCCATAAAGATATTACTGAGGTATTAAGCCAGCAGTTAACAAAACTCTTTAAAATCTCCATGGAATCAAATGTTTTAGTAGTGGGGCTGGGAAATTGGAATGCCACTCCGGACGCATTGGGTCCAAAGGTAGTGGAACAAACTTTAGTAACCAGGCACCTTTTCAATTATGCACCACAAGAATTACAAGGAGGCATGAGACCTGTCAGCGCGCTGGCTCCTGGAGTTCTTGGAACAACAGGAATTGAAACGGCCGAGATTATAAAAGGGGCCGTGGACAGGGTACAGCCGGATCTGGTAATTGCCATTGATTCCCTAGCGGCGAGAAACGTAACACGCATAGCAACGACCATCCAGATGGCAGATACCGGAGTTAATCCCGGCTCAGGGATTGGAAATCAACGCATGGGGATTAACCAAGAAACCCTTGGGTGTCCCGTAATTGCAATCGGAGTGCCCACGGTGGTAAATGCTGCTTTCATATGTAAAGACGCCCTGGATTCCTATCTAAAGCAAACGGGAAATTATATCCCACAGCAAGGACAAATGGACCCCACCGTTAAGGATGCAATTGAAACTGTACTTAATCCTTTTGGGGGTGATTTAACGGTAACACCAAAGGAGGTAGATATCCTTATTGACACTACAGCTAAGATTGTATCGGGAGGCATATCCATGTCACTTCATCCTGGCATAAGTTCCGAGGACTATGCATTTTACCTGCATTAA
- the rpmB gene encoding 50S ribosomal protein L28, producing MARKCAVCGKGIRTGMQYSHSHIRTKRKWSPNLQKVKAMIEGTPRRILVCTRCLRSGKVKRAI from the coding sequence ATGGCTAGGAAATGTGCTGTGTGTGGAAAAGGAATACGCACTGGTATGCAGTACAGTCACTCTCATATTCGTACTAAACGTAAGTGGTCCCCGAACCTACAAAAGGTAAAGGCCATGATTGAAGGTACTCCGAGACGTATTCTAGTTTGCACCCGCTGTCTGCGCAGTGGCAAAGTTAAGCGGGCCATATAA
- the rsmD gene encoding 16S rRNA (guanine(966)-N(2))-methyltransferase RsmD — translation MRVIAGSAKRTTLKMPGQGKVRPTADRVKEALFSILGSGVQEAEILDLFAGSGALGIEALSRGGANCVFVEKDKRVMGTLKKNLENTKLLERAFLINNDVYKGLKLLARKGAAFDYIFMDPPYGQQLELGALEEICSLKLLKSYGIVVVESHKKQMFPDKVSSLKKVRCEKYGDTLLTLFNNPTVQEEEEIRCE, via the coding sequence TTGCGCGTTATAGCTGGATCTGCAAAAAGGACAACCCTTAAAATGCCTGGCCAGGGGAAAGTTCGCCCTACGGCAGACCGTGTAAAAGAGGCATTATTTAGTATACTCGGTTCAGGGGTGCAGGAAGCGGAGATATTGGATCTATTTGCCGGTTCAGGTGCATTGGGAATTGAAGCCCTCAGCCGGGGAGGGGCAAATTGTGTTTTTGTGGAGAAAGATAAACGCGTCATGGGTACTTTAAAGAAAAATCTAGAGAATACTAAGCTCTTGGAAAGGGCCTTTTTGATCAATAATGATGTATATAAAGGATTAAAATTGTTAGCCCGCAAAGGAGCAGCCTTTGATTACATATTTATGGATCCGCCTTATGGACAGCAGTTGGAGTTGGGTGCCTTGGAAGAGATATGTTCCCTTAAATTACTTAAAAGCTACGGAATAGTGGTAGTAGAAAGTCATAAAAAACAAATGTTCCCGGATAAGGTATCGTCATTAAAAAAAGTTCGTTGCGAAAAATACGGAGATACTCTTTTGACTCTATTTAACAATCCAACTGTACAGGAAGAGGAGGAAATTCGTTGCGAGTAG
- a CDS encoding 6,7-dimethyl-8-ribityllumazine synthase: MPKVYEGHLIGQGLKVGLVVGRFNEFITSKLLSGALDSLNRHGVTDDNVEIAWVPGAFEVPMVAKKLAQTNKYDAVICLGSVIRGATPHFDYVAAEVSKGIAKVGIDTDVPVIFGIITADTIEQAIERAGTKSGNKGWDAAVTAIEMANLMRVVES, translated from the coding sequence TTGCCAAAAGTTTATGAAGGCCATCTTATAGGACAAGGATTAAAGGTGGGCCTGGTGGTGGGACGTTTCAATGAATTTATTACCAGCAAGCTATTAAGTGGAGCCCTTGATTCCCTCAACCGGCACGGGGTAACTGATGATAATGTTGAGATTGCTTGGGTTCCCGGCGCTTTTGAGGTACCCATGGTGGCTAAAAAATTGGCTCAAACAAATAAATACGATGCTGTTATTTGCCTTGGATCTGTTATCAGGGGTGCTACGCCTCACTTTGATTATGTAGCTGCAGAAGTTTCCAAGGGGATTGCCAAAGTGGGAATAGATACGGATGTTCCCGTAATTTTTGGCATTATTACGGCAGATACAATTGAGCAAGCCATTGAAAGAGCCGGAACTAAATCAGGGAACAAAGGATGGGATGCTGCAGTCACCGCCATTGAGATGGCTAATTTGATGCGTGTCGTTGAATCTTAA
- a CDS encoding ATPase, whose protein sequence is MEIFNILNELEELIETCPKVPMTSRVLVDEDKLLDYLDRIRTSLPEEVRQAKWVVQEREKVIADSKQEAIRIIQDAENELQTRAEESEVVKKAQEISEEHHQQAQEIASQIKQGAYQYADDILGELEDNLIKVLEGIRDGRNELKESK, encoded by the coding sequence GTGGAGATATTTAATATACTTAACGAGTTAGAAGAGTTAATAGAAACCTGTCCTAAGGTTCCTATGACAAGCAGGGTTTTAGTGGATGAAGACAAATTGCTCGATTATTTAGACCGCATTCGAACCTCGTTGCCCGAAGAAGTACGGCAGGCTAAATGGGTGGTACAGGAAAGGGAAAAAGTGATTGCCGATTCTAAGCAGGAAGCTATACGTATTATTCAAGACGCAGAAAATGAATTGCAGACTCGGGCAGAGGAATCGGAAGTGGTAAAAAAAGCGCAGGAAATTTCTGAAGAACACCATCAGCAGGCACAAGAAATAGCATCACAAATTAAGCAGGGAGCGTACCAATATGCTGATGATATTCTTGGTGAATTGGAAGATAATTTAATCAAAGTGTTAGAAGGAATTAGAGATGGAAGAAATGAATTAAAAGAGTCTAAGTAG
- a CDS encoding phosphotransacetylase family protein, producing MKNIYTLGPTGSGKTAMAVGLALKLQQEGYKVSYFKPVGNTMGGAKKDEDASLMQRVLNMDHSLDTIVPCIAGPSYLSGYKKMESLEQILSSYQKIAKNSDIVIIGGSGNPYILASFGLDAAALAEKMDAVALFMIRIENDFSLDQAIFYNKYFLNHGISVIGNIFNNVPRPLLSKTEGVYKKVLEEKGLKTVGIIPVRANMASPTVAEYYEVLGGEILTGEDSMDRLIEDVVIGAMTLESALGYLRRAPNKAIITGGDRADLALAALETSTSALILTGGLYPDVKVVARAAEKEVPVILVHYDTYTTIEKINEVSRHIRPDDKLSIRIAQENTEKYCNWEYVLNCAKK from the coding sequence GTGAAAAACATATACACTTTAGGTCCTACAGGAAGCGGAAAAACAGCTATGGCCGTTGGTCTGGCCTTAAAATTACAGCAGGAAGGATATAAAGTATCTTATTTCAAACCAGTGGGTAATACCATGGGGGGAGCTAAAAAGGACGAAGATGCTTCACTAATGCAGCGGGTTTTAAATATGGATCATTCCCTTGATACCATTGTACCGTGTATTGCGGGACCATCATATTTATCCGGATATAAAAAGATGGAGTCTTTGGAGCAAATATTATCATCTTATCAAAAAATTGCCAAAAATAGCGACATAGTTATCATTGGCGGCTCAGGCAACCCATACATACTGGCCTCATTTGGCCTGGATGCGGCTGCCCTGGCTGAGAAGATGGACGCCGTTGCTTTATTCATGATAAGAATCGAAAATGACTTTAGCCTTGACCAGGCAATTTTCTATAATAAATACTTTTTAAATCATGGAATTTCAGTTATTGGAAATATATTTAACAATGTACCCAGACCGTTACTTTCAAAAACTGAAGGGGTTTATAAAAAGGTGCTGGAAGAAAAGGGCCTGAAGACCGTAGGAATTATACCGGTACGTGCCAACATGGCCTCTCCTACCGTTGCAGAGTACTATGAAGTACTGGGTGGAGAGATTCTTACCGGTGAGGACAGCATGGACAGGCTTATTGAGGATGTAGTTATCGGAGCCATGACTTTGGAAAGTGCCTTGGGATATTTAAGGCGGGCCCCGAACAAAGCAATTATTACCGGGGGAGATAGGGCGGACCTTGCACTAGCCGCGTTGGAGACAAGCACCTCGGCCCTGATTCTTACCGGCGGGCTGTATCCCGATGTAAAAGTTGTTGCCCGGGCAGCGGAAAAGGAGGTACCTGTTATTTTAGTCCATTATGATACGTACACAACAATTGAGAAAATTAACGAGGTATCTAGACACATAAGACCTGATGACAAGCTAAGCATAAGAATTGCCCAGGAAAATACGGAAAAATATTGCAATTGGGAATATGTGTTAAATTGCGCAAAAAAGTGA
- the recG gene encoding ATP-dependent DNA helicase RecG, protein MVGPRRAHLFAKLNIFSLGDLLYHFPREYEDRSHMQPASRFPHGSNAVVKGTVVGSEELRPRKNMTITKLGVHDGTGVFFAVWFNQAYIKKQVRPGTNIVVTGKMDKSFGVPQIKVTDFEKISTNGKLLHSGRIVPMYPLTEKLGQRTMRQIMYSALQESVPRIKEFLPSYILEKYKLPSIEVALSKIHFPENLKQAENARKRLVFEELFLLQLGLAIRRSKLSYKKKDHVYCNGMGLVSRLMQSLPFNLTKAQKRVWEEISSNMQSSFPMNRLLQGDVGSGKTIICIFALLKAAESGLQGVLMAPTEILAEQHYLNLKKYLHGLGVKVVIVSGAVPAKERNKILDQISAGEANIVVGTHAVIQETVQFKKLSLVVVDEQHRFGVRQRAILQRKGFTPDVLVMTATPIPRTLTMTVYGELDISVIDALPPGRKPVKTYAVKPTAWNKVYKLMHNQIEAGHQVYLVCALVEESEKVDIQSAVDTAENLQKQIFPDHKVGLLHGRMTPDEKDKAMSSFRDGNTNILVATSVIEVGVDVPNATVIIIVDAHRFGLAQLHQLRGRVGRGARQSYCILVSEPGTDEAKERLRAMTMTNDGFRLAEMDLKIRGPGELFGTRQSGLPELKIADWINNMKTMGLAQSEALSFMDAHGEHGKCDGYNNLFVEMERRFKQKGNYIDIS, encoded by the coding sequence ATGGTAGGCCCTCGGCGGGCACATCTTTTTGCAAAGCTTAATATTTTTAGCCTTGGTGATCTTCTTTATCATTTTCCCCGTGAGTATGAAGACCGCTCCCATATGCAGCCGGCCAGCAGGTTTCCACACGGTAGTAATGCAGTAGTTAAAGGGACGGTAGTGGGGTCAGAAGAGTTGCGTCCACGTAAAAATATGACCATAACGAAACTAGGTGTGCATGACGGAACAGGAGTGTTTTTCGCCGTTTGGTTCAATCAAGCCTATATAAAAAAACAGGTTCGCCCGGGTACAAATATTGTTGTAACCGGTAAAATGGATAAATCATTTGGTGTTCCGCAAATAAAAGTAACTGATTTCGAAAAAATCTCCACGAACGGTAAATTACTGCACTCCGGCCGGATTGTGCCTATGTACCCGCTTACGGAAAAGTTGGGTCAACGTACAATGCGTCAGATTATGTATTCAGCCCTACAAGAGTCGGTGCCGAGAATTAAGGAATTCCTTCCTTCTTACATCTTGGAAAAATATAAGCTGCCGTCTATAGAAGTAGCCTTAAGTAAAATACACTTCCCGGAAAACTTAAAACAGGCAGAAAATGCCAGAAAGAGGCTTGTGTTCGAAGAGCTTTTTTTGCTGCAGTTAGGCTTGGCTATCAGGCGGAGTAAACTTAGCTATAAAAAGAAGGATCACGTGTATTGCAACGGTATGGGCTTGGTTAGCCGGTTAATGCAAAGTCTTCCTTTTAACCTTACTAAGGCACAAAAGAGAGTATGGGAAGAAATTTCATCAAACATGCAAAGTTCCTTTCCCATGAATCGCCTGTTACAAGGAGATGTAGGTTCAGGTAAAACCATTATTTGCATCTTTGCCTTGTTAAAGGCTGCAGAGAGCGGGCTGCAAGGGGTTTTGATGGCTCCGACAGAAATATTGGCTGAACAGCATTATTTAAACCTAAAAAAGTATTTGCATGGATTAGGAGTTAAAGTAGTCATAGTGAGCGGTGCTGTTCCAGCAAAGGAAAGAAATAAAATACTAGATCAAATTTCTGCCGGGGAAGCTAATATAGTAGTTGGAACTCATGCTGTTATTCAAGAAACCGTACAATTCAAGAAACTTTCACTAGTAGTGGTAGACGAGCAGCACCGTTTTGGTGTAAGACAGCGGGCTATATTGCAGCGTAAAGGATTTACACCCGACGTTTTAGTAATGACGGCCACTCCAATTCCACGTACATTAACCATGACTGTTTACGGAGAATTGGACATATCTGTAATCGATGCCTTGCCACCCGGGCGGAAGCCTGTAAAAACATATGCGGTAAAGCCTACTGCATGGAATAAGGTTTACAAATTAATGCATAATCAAATTGAAGCCGGTCATCAAGTTTATCTGGTGTGTGCACTTGTGGAAGAGTCTGAAAAAGTTGATATTCAATCGGCGGTAGACACTGCGGAAAACCTGCAAAAACAAATTTTCCCTGACCACAAAGTGGGGCTTTTACATGGGCGTATGACGCCGGATGAAAAAGATAAGGCAATGTCATCCTTTAGGGATGGAAATACAAATATACTGGTGGCGACTTCTGTAATAGAGGTAGGTGTTGATGTGCCCAATGCTACGGTGATAATAATAGTCGATGCTCACCGTTTTGGTTTGGCTCAACTTCACCAATTGCGCGGCAGAGTTGGCAGAGGAGCAAGGCAATCGTATTGCATTTTAGTTTCCGAGCCGGGTACCGATGAGGCTAAGGAACGTCTGCGCGCCATGACAATGACCAATGATGGATTTCGCTTAGCCGAAATGGATCTAAAAATACGTGGGCCCGGGGAATTATTTGGTACCCGGCAATCAGGCTTGCCGGAATTGAAAATAGCGGATTGGATAAACAATATGAAAACTATGGGTTTAGCTCAATCTGAAGCATTGTCATTTATGGATGCCCACGGGGAGCATGGGAAATGCGATGGTTATAATAATCTTTTTGTAGAAATGGAAAGACGTTTTAAGCAAAAAGGTAATTATATTGATATCAGCTAA
- a CDS encoding CoA-binding protein — MNGLSDFFTPQSVAIVGASKTPGKIGNAIVKNMIQSGFTGKIYPINPKENEIEGLKCYPSISDIDGRLDLVAVAIPAAHTVQLAEECGQKGVKHLVVISAGFKEIGHEGMELEKQLVSTCHNYGMRLLGPNCIGVMDTHSGLNASFSGVYPTKGDIAFISQSGAMLVAILDWSKATGIGFSKVISLGNKADLTETHSIAIAADDPNTKVILCYIEDVADGEHFLDVVSKASKKKPIIILKSGTSQAGAQAASSHTGALAGSDVAYETAFRQCGVIRAHTMPALFDLGIAFSRQPVPKGKRVAVITNAGGPGIVATDTIENAGLAMARFDKETISKLRDSLPAEANIYNPVDVLGDAKADRYSFSLEKALSDEGVDSALVLVCPTAVTDSVNTAREVTRVHRIYPGKPVFAAYMGGETLKEGSKVLEQEGVPSFIFPEPAIHALAGMSRYAELQQRFEDEKYESKQETDIKGVKQIFNSVRDDGRLVLLGNETAQVAKAFGIPAAPVELAESPDEAAKLADEMGYPVVLKVASPKILHKTDVGGVKINLNGPNEVRKGFVEINENIQRYLPDVVIHGIEVQRMMPKGVELIVGMSRDVQFGPLIAFGLGGIYVNLLKDVSFRLARDLTEKEIESMIRETKAYTLLRGYRGDKPADIKGVTNLIDRVARLAIEFPEITEMDINPVFAYPDGASALDIKITIS; from the coding sequence ATGAATGGGCTTTCAGATTTTTTTACTCCTCAATCCGTGGCCATCGTTGGTGCTTCCAAAACGCCGGGGAAAATAGGCAATGCTATAGTAAAAAATATGATTCAAAGCGGCTTCACAGGGAAAATATATCCCATCAACCCCAAAGAAAATGAAATTGAGGGTTTAAAATGCTACCCATCGATTAGTGACATCGATGGCAGATTGGATCTGGTAGCTGTGGCCATTCCTGCTGCACATACTGTGCAACTGGCAGAGGAATGCGGACAAAAAGGTGTTAAACACCTGGTGGTCATTTCAGCCGGCTTTAAAGAAATAGGGCATGAAGGAATGGAACTAGAAAAACAACTTGTTTCCACATGTCATAACTACGGCATGCGTTTACTGGGCCCTAACTGCATTGGCGTCATGGACACACATTCGGGGCTTAATGCGTCCTTTTCCGGAGTTTACCCGACCAAGGGTGACATAGCATTCATATCTCAAAGCGGTGCCATGTTAGTGGCAATTCTCGACTGGAGCAAAGCTACAGGAATCGGATTCAGTAAGGTAATCAGCTTGGGAAATAAAGCGGATCTTACGGAAACTCACAGCATAGCCATCGCGGCGGATGATCCGAATACAAAAGTAATTTTATGTTACATCGAAGACGTAGCAGACGGGGAACATTTTTTAGACGTAGTATCAAAGGCCAGTAAGAAAAAGCCGATCATAATTCTCAAATCCGGCACCAGCCAGGCCGGGGCACAGGCAGCTTCTTCACATACCGGGGCACTTGCCGGCAGTGACGTTGCTTATGAAACCGCTTTTCGCCAGTGCGGAGTGATCAGGGCTCATACCATGCCCGCACTATTTGACCTGGGCATCGCTTTTTCCCGGCAGCCGGTTCCAAAAGGAAAACGAGTTGCCGTGATAACAAATGCGGGCGGGCCCGGAATTGTTGCCACCGATACCATTGAGAACGCAGGACTGGCGATGGCTAGATTTGATAAAGAAACTATTTCCAAGCTAAGAGACAGCCTGCCGGCTGAGGCGAATATTTACAACCCTGTAGATGTTTTAGGTGATGCTAAAGCCGACCGTTATAGTTTTTCGCTGGAGAAAGCTCTGAGCGATGAAGGAGTAGACAGTGCCCTTGTGTTGGTTTGCCCCACCGCAGTTACAGACTCCGTAAACACGGCCAGGGAAGTAACTCGGGTTCACCGGATATACCCAGGAAAACCTGTATTTGCAGCATATATGGGCGGCGAAACACTTAAAGAAGGATCTAAAGTACTGGAACAGGAAGGTGTCCCCAGTTTTATATTTCCAGAGCCGGCCATCCATGCCCTTGCCGGCATGAGTCGGTATGCTGAATTACAGCAAAGATTTGAAGATGAAAAGTATGAAAGTAAGCAAGAAACTGATATAAAGGGAGTTAAACAAATTTTTAACTCCGTAAGGGATGACGGTAGACTGGTACTGCTGGGCAATGAAACAGCGCAAGTGGCTAAAGCTTTCGGGATTCCTGCCGCCCCGGTTGAACTGGCCGAAAGCCCGGATGAAGCGGCAAAACTAGCTGATGAAATGGGTTACCCGGTAGTGTTAAAGGTAGCTTCCCCCAAAATTTTACATAAGACAGATGTGGGGGGAGTCAAAATAAATCTAAATGGCCCTAACGAAGTGCGTAAGGGGTTTGTTGAAATAAACGAAAACATCCAAAGATATTTACCCGACGTAGTAATCCACGGCATAGAAGTGCAAAGAATGATGCCTAAAGGGGTGGAATTAATCGTCGGAATGAGCAGAGACGTACAATTTGGGCCCCTCATCGCCTTTGGCCTGGGAGGCATTTACGTTAACCTGCTTAAGGATGTTAGCTTCAGACTCGCCCGGGACTTAACCGAGAAAGAAATAGAAAGTATGATCCGCGAAACAAAAGCATATACCCTACTTCGGGGTTACAGAGGAGATAAGCCGGCAGACATTAAGGGCGTAACTAATCTTATCGACCGGGTGGCAAGGCTGGCAATAGAATTCCCTGAGATCACGGAAATGGACATCAATCCTGTGTTTGCATACCCCGATGGAGCATCAGCCCTGGATATTAAAATAACTATTTCGTGA
- the coaD gene encoding pantetheine-phosphate adenylyltransferase translates to MRVAVYPGSFDPVTYGHLDIIERVAVLFDRVIVAVSRNPGKTPLFAVEERVDMLREVLGPYYNVEVDSFHGLTVNYAKDQGAQAIIRGLRAISDFENELMMALTNKKLEVSVETIFLMTRAEYSFISSTAVKEIAFFNGCVRDMVPSLVEERLRDKSICP, encoded by the coding sequence TTGCGAGTAGCAGTTTATCCGGGAAGTTTTGACCCCGTTACATATGGTCATTTAGATATTATTGAACGTGTTGCTGTGCTTTTTGATCGGGTAATAGTTGCGGTATCCCGAAACCCTGGGAAGACTCCCTTGTTTGCTGTGGAGGAAAGGGTAGACATGTTGAGGGAAGTTTTAGGTCCATATTACAACGTGGAAGTTGATTCCTTTCACGGTTTAACTGTTAATTATGCTAAGGATCAAGGAGCACAGGCAATAATTAGGGGACTGCGGGCTATTTCGGATTTTGAAAACGAGTTAATGATGGCCTTAACCAATAAAAAATTGGAAGTTTCCGTAGAAACAATTTTCTTAATGACCAGGGCTGAGTATTCATTTATCAGTTCCACTGCAGTTAAGGAGATAGCGTTTTTTAACGGTTGTGTTCGGGATATGGTGCCTTCTCTGGTTGAAGAACGTTTGCGTGATAAGTCAATTTGCCCTTAA
- a CDS encoding alpha/beta-type small acid-soluble spore protein, protein MAQGQKTNRKVIPAAAQAMEQFKWETASELGIQVPDGGYMGDIPSRVNGAIGGNMVKKMIAAYEQSLAQGNQPATPQVTNQNTTP, encoded by the coding sequence ATGGCACAAGGTCAAAAGACTAACAGAAAGGTTATTCCGGCTGCAGCTCAAGCTATGGAGCAGTTCAAGTGGGAAACTGCCAGCGAGCTGGGTATTCAGGTGCCGGACGGTGGGTACATGGGTGATATCCCTTCTCGGGTTAACGGTGCTATCGGCGGTAATATGGTGAAGAAAATGATTGCCGCTTATGAACAGAGCCTGGCCCAGGGGAACCAACCTGCTACCCCGCAAGTAACAAACCAAAATACTACTCCTTAA